A part of Halodesulfovibrio marinisediminis DSM 17456 genomic DNA contains:
- the icd gene encoding NADP-dependent isocitrate dehydrogenase — MQKTVYFIEGDGIGKEVWAAARPVLTAAIEKAYGNERSLEFKELLAGEKAFNETGEYLPQDTLTTLQNAELAIKGPLMTPVGKGFRSLNVTMRQTLDLYACIRPIRYYDGIMSPVKRPDLVDMVVFRENTEDVYAGIEFESGSDEAKRLIEFFRDELGVTVNPTAGVGLKPITPNGSKRLVRKALEFAVAHGKPSVTLVHKGNIMKYTEGGFRQWGYDVAAEEFAAQTTTEDAPAEGKVIVKDRIADAMFQEALIRPEQYSVLATTNLNGDYLSDALAAQVGGLGLAPGVNMSDNLAFFEATHGTAPTIAGKDMANPGSLILSGAMMLEHIGWTEAADSIHNAVTKAISAKTVTCDLASQMENAKTVGCKAFGELVGSLL; from the coding sequence GTGCAGAAAACAGTGTATTTTATCGAAGGCGACGGGATCGGCAAGGAAGTGTGGGCAGCCGCACGTCCGGTTCTTACAGCTGCGATTGAAAAAGCGTACGGTAACGAACGTTCCTTGGAGTTTAAGGAGCTTCTCGCCGGAGAAAAGGCATTTAACGAGACTGGTGAATACCTTCCGCAGGATACGTTAACTACATTGCAGAATGCAGAGCTTGCCATTAAAGGCCCGCTTATGACTCCTGTAGGTAAAGGATTCCGTAGTCTTAATGTTACCATGAGACAGACGCTCGACTTATACGCTTGTATTCGTCCTATCCGCTACTACGATGGCATTATGTCACCGGTAAAGCGTCCGGATCTTGTTGATATGGTTGTGTTCCGTGAAAATACTGAAGACGTTTACGCTGGTATCGAATTTGAGTCCGGCAGTGACGAAGCAAAGCGCCTTATCGAATTTTTCCGCGATGAGCTTGGCGTTACTGTGAATCCTACAGCAGGTGTTGGCTTAAAGCCGATTACTCCGAACGGCTCTAAGCGCCTTGTGCGTAAAGCGTTGGAATTTGCAGTGGCACACGGCAAGCCTAGTGTAACTCTCGTGCACAAAGGGAACATCATGAAATACACCGAAGGCGGTTTCCGCCAGTGGGGCTATGATGTTGCTGCTGAAGAGTTTGCTGCGCAGACCACAACTGAAGATGCTCCTGCAGAAGGCAAAGTGATTGTAAAAGACCGCATTGCTGATGCAATGTTCCAGGAAGCACTTATTCGACCTGAACAGTACTCTGTACTTGCTACCACTAACCTCAATGGTGACTACCTTTCTGATGCACTTGCAGCGCAGGTTGGGGGCCTTGGTTTGGCACCGGGCGTGAATATGTCTGACAATCTTGCTTTCTTTGAGGCAACTCACGGCACGGCTCCGACGATTGCCGGTAAAGACATGGCAAACCCTGGCAGCCTTATTCTATCCGGTGCAATGATGCTCGAGCATATTGGTTGGACTGAAGCAGCGGATTCTATTCATAATGCTGTAACCAAAGCTATCTCTGCAAAAACAGTGACCTGCGACCTCGCAAGCCAGATGGAAAACGCTAAGACGGTCGGTTGTAAAGCATTCGGTGAACTGGTGGGAAGCCTCTTGTAG
- a CDS encoding ammonium transporter: protein MSVCKSMLSRNGVVVTMTVLALGVSATLAHAEDEAVYLTQTNANIVWTLLAAMLVMFMQAGFTLVECGLTRSKNAGNILMKNMLDFAVGTMLFLVFGYGLMFGGDFMGMFGTDGFFLSFIDAPSPARDFDITFWFFQSVFAATAATIVSGSVAERTKFQAYIMISMLATGLIYPISGHWAWGGLTGNAGWLESLGFVDFAGSTVVHSLGGWLALAGAMAVGPRIGKYMPDKKSRAILGHNVPMAGLGVFILWFGWFGFNAGSTTMADGSIGYIALNTSLAGCAGMIAAMITVWIRFGKPEASMTMNGILAGLVGVTAGCSELSPFGAILVGGICGVAVVVAVEFIDTVLCVDDPVGAISVHGVCGAIGTLSVGLFASPDFGSVTGFFYNGDLSQFGVQLLGVVVFFAWAFGVGTVCFKFVDSLVGLRVSRVEEIKGLDITEHGAEAYNGFQIFSVE from the coding sequence ATGTCTGTGTGCAAAAGCATGTTGTCCCGAAATGGGGTAGTTGTAACAATGACAGTTTTAGCGCTTGGCGTAAGCGCAACGTTAGCACATGCGGAAGATGAGGCGGTGTATCTGACACAAACAAACGCGAACATAGTATGGACTCTGCTCGCTGCCATGCTTGTGATGTTTATGCAGGCCGGATTCACATTGGTTGAGTGCGGGTTAACCCGATCAAAGAACGCGGGTAATATTCTGATGAAGAATATGCTGGATTTTGCCGTTGGTACTATGCTGTTCCTTGTTTTTGGTTATGGGTTGATGTTTGGCGGAGACTTTATGGGGATGTTCGGAACGGACGGGTTCTTCCTTTCGTTTATCGATGCTCCTTCTCCTGCAAGAGATTTTGATATTACATTCTGGTTCTTCCAGTCTGTATTTGCTGCAACCGCGGCAACGATCGTTTCAGGCAGTGTTGCTGAACGTACAAAATTTCAGGCGTATATTATGATCAGCATGCTCGCGACCGGATTGATCTATCCTATTTCCGGTCACTGGGCATGGGGCGGGCTCACCGGTAATGCAGGCTGGCTCGAATCTCTCGGTTTTGTTGATTTTGCGGGATCAACAGTAGTTCATTCTCTTGGTGGCTGGCTTGCTCTGGCTGGTGCCATGGCTGTAGGACCTCGAATCGGTAAGTATATGCCGGATAAAAAATCTCGTGCAATTCTTGGTCACAATGTGCCTATGGCTGGTCTTGGTGTGTTTATCCTTTGGTTTGGATGGTTCGGATTTAACGCCGGATCAACAACTATGGCAGACGGAAGTATTGGGTATATTGCCCTCAATACCAGCCTTGCAGGCTGTGCAGGGATGATAGCTGCTATGATAACTGTCTGGATTCGCTTCGGTAAGCCGGAAGCATCCATGACAATGAACGGCATCCTTGCCGGACTGGTTGGCGTAACAGCAGGTTGTAGTGAACTTTCACCATTCGGTGCAATTCTCGTTGGCGGCATTTGTGGCGTAGCAGTCGTAGTAGCCGTTGAGTTTATTGATACCGTGCTGTGTGTGGATGATCCTGTTGGTGCTATTTCTGTTCACGGCGTCTGCGGTGCCATTGGTACACTGAGTGTAGGATTATTTGCCTCCCCAGATTTTGGCTCTGTAACTGGGTTTTTCTATAACGGAGATCTGTCTCAGTTCGGAGTGCAGCTGTTAGGTGTTGTCGTCTTTTTTGCATGGGCATTCGGCGTCGGTACCGTATGTTTTAAATTTGTAGATAGCCTTGTCGGGCTGCGCGTAAGTCGCGTTGAAGAAATTAAGGGACTGGATATTACCGAACACGGGGCAGAAGCCTACAACGGATTCCAGATTTTCAGTGTCGAATAA
- a CDS encoding P-II family nitrogen regulator, giving the protein MKNVVAFIRPECLPQVKQELFARELFGLSVTNILGSGQQKGFTETYRGVTEEVNLLKKLRIELVVHEERLNDAITAIETGARTETEGDGIIYFQNIHGVRRIRTGEAL; this is encoded by the coding sequence ATGAAAAACGTCGTTGCTTTTATCAGACCGGAATGTCTCCCGCAGGTTAAGCAGGAGTTGTTCGCCAGAGAGCTTTTCGGATTGTCTGTAACCAATATTCTTGGAAGCGGACAGCAGAAAGGATTTACAGAAACCTATCGAGGCGTAACCGAAGAAGTAAACCTTCTTAAAAAATTACGCATTGAACTTGTTGTTCATGAAGAACGGCTTAACGACGCTATTACTGCTATTGAAACCGGCGCTCGAACGGAAACAGAAGGCGACGGCATCATTTACTTTCAAAACATCCATGGTGTCAGACGAATTCGAACCGGTGAGGCGCTTTAG
- the aroE gene encoding shikimate dehydrogenase has protein sequence MTAQKKLYGIIGHPLGHTMSPALHNSGFNKYSLNSVYMAFPTPPEKLPEFMENFRSLPMYGASVTIPHKEAVIEYVDKITPRATTVGAVNTLYWEDDTLVGDNTDVIGFMAPLKGKKLASTKALVLGAGGAAKAVLAGLQELCINDVTICNRTLERAEKLAAQFSVKSVAWDERGSVEANLVINTTPMGMSGEQVNETPFTADMFTESGIAYDLVYNPLETVFLRTAKETGWETIDGLHMFAAQGAEQFRLWTGKELPIEHIRKLISNLLHL, from the coding sequence ATGACAGCTCAGAAAAAACTGTACGGAATCATCGGACACCCCTTAGGCCACACCATGAGTCCAGCACTGCACAATAGCGGATTCAATAAATACTCCCTTAATTCAGTGTACATGGCATTCCCGACCCCACCGGAAAAGCTACCTGAATTCATGGAAAATTTCCGTTCTCTGCCTATGTACGGGGCCAGTGTTACGATTCCCCACAAAGAAGCTGTCATAGAATATGTAGACAAGATCACGCCACGCGCTACGACTGTGGGTGCTGTGAACACCCTCTACTGGGAAGATGATACCCTTGTAGGTGACAACACAGACGTTATCGGCTTCATGGCACCTCTTAAAGGTAAAAAACTTGCGTCTACCAAAGCGCTGGTACTTGGTGCGGGAGGCGCAGCAAAGGCTGTTCTGGCAGGATTGCAGGAGTTGTGCATCAATGATGTCACTATTTGTAACCGAACCCTGGAACGAGCCGAAAAACTCGCAGCACAGTTTTCTGTTAAATCCGTTGCGTGGGATGAGCGAGGCTCTGTTGAAGCTAATTTAGTTATCAATACAACTCCAATGGGAATGTCTGGTGAACAAGTAAACGAGACGCCTTTCACTGCAGACATGTTCACCGAAAGCGGTATTGCATATGATCTGGTCTACAACCCTCTTGAAACTGTTTTTCTTCGAACCGCAAAAGAAACAGGTTGGGAAACTATAGACGGCCTGCATATGTTCGCCGCACAAGGGGCAGAGCAGTTCAGACTCTGGACGGGTAAAGAACTCCCGATCGAACATATCCGTAAACTCATATCCAACCTTCTGCACCTCTAG